In Pseudophryne corroboree isolate aPseCor3 chromosome 3, aPseCor3.hap2, whole genome shotgun sequence, a genomic segment contains:
- the RNF222 gene encoding RING finger protein 222 has product MSSEDSSKETPSNECPVCYERLQNPSISERRLSCGHSFCHDCLVKYLMTAKKEGSIKKNIICPLCRYVTFLSKRGLILPPKTGELNQILEVPFTPSCLRHSAILGTPNTLVIPIQETTESNSLQDLSRCTCPGDTNIDLTGHTCGSQVFVISDQGQPMESEDIVTTAPTHHVDARVNCCRSPSLIMILLLIFLVAVLAAVLPWILLVKKT; this is encoded by the coding sequence ATGTCCAGTGAAGACAGCAGCAAAGAGACCCCATCGAATGAGTGTCCCGTGTGTTATGAGCGTCTGCAGAACCCCAGTATTTCTGAGAGGAGGTTGAGCTGTGGACATTCTTTCTGCCATGACTGTCTGGTAAAGTATCTAATGACTGCCAAAAAGGAGGGTTCTATAAAGAAGAATATAATTTGTCCTCTATGCCGCTATGTGACATTTCTTAGCAAGAGGGGCCTTATTTTGCCACCAAAAACTGGAGAACTCAATCAGATCTTGGAGGTTCCTTTCACTCCATCATGCCTTAGGCACTCTGCAATTCTAGGAACCCCCAACACACTAGTTATCCCTATCCAGGAGACAACTGAGTCTAACAGTCTTCAAGACCTCTCAAGATGCACATGCCCTGGCGATACCAATATAGATCTAACAGGCCACACATGTGGCTCTCAAGTCTTTGTTATCAGTGACCAAGGACAACCAATGGAGAGTGAGGACATTGTCACCACTGCACCAACACATCACGTGGACGCCAGAGTCAACTGCTGCCGCTCGCCATCTTTAATCATGATTCTCTTATTGATATTTCTTGTGGCTGTCTTGGCTGCAGTACTTCCATGGATACTGCTGGTCAAAAAAACGTGA